A stretch of the Pseudomonas sp. ACM7 genome encodes the following:
- a CDS encoding ABC transporter permease, with amino-acid sequence MLSPYMSPIERVWFYSLRILCGLVLLFLILPVLVIIPLSFNSGSFLVYPLQGFSLHWYQDFFASAEWMRSLKNSIIVAPAATVLAMIFGTLAAIGLTRGDFPCKPLVMALVISPMVVPVVIIGVASYLTFAPLGFGNSYISLIVVHAVLGVPFVIITVSATLQGFNQNLVRAAASLGASPLTAFRRVTLPLIAPGVISGALFAFATSFDEVVVTLFLAGPEQATLPRQMFSGIRENLSPTIAAAATLLIAFSVILLLTLEWLRGRSEKLRTSQV; translated from the coding sequence ATGCTGAGTCCTTATATGTCGCCCATTGAGCGGGTGTGGTTCTACAGTTTGCGCATTCTCTGCGGGCTGGTTCTGTTGTTCCTGATCCTGCCGGTGCTGGTGATCATTCCGCTGTCGTTCAACTCCGGGAGTTTTCTGGTGTACCCGTTGCAAGGCTTTTCGCTGCACTGGTACCAGGATTTTTTCGCTTCGGCCGAGTGGATGCGTTCGCTGAAGAACAGCATCATCGTTGCTCCGGCGGCGACGGTGTTGGCGATGATCTTCGGTACGCTGGCGGCCATCGGCCTGACGCGGGGCGACTTCCCCTGCAAGCCGCTGGTGATGGCGCTGGTGATTTCGCCGATGGTGGTACCGGTAGTGATCATTGGTGTGGCCAGTTACCTGACCTTTGCCCCGCTGGGATTTGGCAACAGCTATATCTCGCTGATCGTCGTGCACGCCGTATTGGGCGTGCCGTTTGTGATCATCACGGTGTCGGCGACGTTGCAGGGGTTCAATCAGAATCTGGTGCGTGCTGCTGCGAGCCTGGGTGCTTCGCCGCTGACGGCGTTCCGTCGAGTGACCTTGCCGCTGATTGCTCCTGGCGTGATTTCCGGTGCGCTGTTTGCCTTCGCCACTTCGTTCGATGAAGTGGTGGTGACGCTGTTCCTCGCCGGTCCTGAACAAGCGACCCTGCCACGGCAGATGTTCAGCGGCATCCGCGAAAACCTCAGCCCGACCATCGCGGCGGCTGCAACGCTGTTGATTGCCTTCTCGGTGATCCTGCTGCTGACCCTCGAGTGGCTGCGCGGCCGTAGCGAAAAACTGCGCACTTCACAGGTCTGA
- a CDS encoding iron-containing alcohol dehydrogenase has protein sequence MSLSSFKIAHKLITGAGAIEQLAAELTRLDIDNPLIVTDAALVKSGTVELALAQLGNRAYEIFDRVLPDPEIAIVEDCMRVYREGGHDGLIGLGGGSAIDIAKSVAAYAGYHGALEDLFGIDQVPRKGPPLIAIPTTAGTGSEVTNVAILSDKVAQLKKGIVSDYLLPDVALVSPQMTLTCPRSVTAASGVDALVHAIESYLSLNASPITDALAIGAIKLIAKALPKAYANPSNLQAREDMATASLMAGMAFGNAGVGAVHALAYPLGGRFNIAHGVSNALLLPYVMTWNKMACVERMQDIAEAMGVKTAHLSANDAADKAVEAMTELCAAVEIPPGLRSFGVPEDAIPAMAVEAAGIERLMRNNPRKLSAVDIEKIYRAAY, from the coding sequence ATGAGTCTTTCCTCTTTCAAAATCGCTCACAAACTGATCACCGGCGCCGGTGCCATCGAGCAACTGGCGGCTGAACTGACACGCCTGGACATCGACAACCCGTTGATCGTCACCGACGCCGCACTGGTCAAGTCCGGCACGGTCGAGCTGGCGCTGGCGCAGCTGGGCAATAGAGCCTACGAAATTTTCGACCGTGTGCTGCCAGACCCGGAAATCGCCATCGTCGAAGACTGCATGCGGGTCTACCGCGAAGGCGGGCACGACGGACTGATCGGCCTGGGCGGCGGCAGTGCCATCGACATCGCTAAAAGTGTCGCGGCCTACGCCGGTTATCACGGGGCGCTGGAGGATCTGTTCGGCATCGATCAGGTGCCGCGCAAAGGCCCGCCGCTGATCGCCATTCCGACCACCGCGGGCACCGGCTCGGAAGTCACTAACGTGGCGATCCTCTCCGACAAGGTCGCGCAGCTGAAGAAAGGCATCGTCAGCGACTATCTATTACCGGACGTGGCGCTGGTCAGCCCGCAAATGACCCTGACCTGTCCACGCAGTGTCACTGCCGCCAGTGGCGTCGATGCACTGGTGCACGCCATCGAATCCTATCTGTCATTGAACGCCTCACCGATTACCGACGCGCTGGCCATCGGCGCCATCAAGCTCATCGCCAAGGCGCTGCCCAAGGCTTACGCCAATCCGTCCAATCTCCAGGCCCGCGAAGACATGGCTACCGCCAGCCTGATGGCCGGCATGGCGTTTGGTAATGCCGGGGTCGGCGCGGTGCACGCGCTGGCGTATCCGCTGGGCGGCCGTTTCAACATTGCCCATGGCGTCAGCAACGCCTTGCTGCTGCCGTATGTCATGACCTGGAACAAAATGGCCTGCGTGGAGCGCATGCAAGATATCGCCGAGGCCATGGGGGTGAAGACCGCTCATCTGAGCGCCAATGACGCGGCGGACAAGGCCGTAGAGGCGATGACCGAGTTGTGCGCTGCGGTGGAAATCCCGCCGGGCCTGCGCAGCTTCGGCGTTCCCGAAGACGCCATCCCGGCCATGGCCGTGGAAGCGGCGGGAATTGAGCGCCTGATGCGCAACAATCCGCGCAAATTGAGTGCGGTTGATATCGAGAAGATCTACCGAGCGGCTTACTAG
- the rpe gene encoding ribulose-phosphate 3-epimerase, with translation MQPFVIAPSILSADFARLGEEVDNVLAAGADFVHFDVMDNHYVPNLTIGPMVCAALRKYGVTAPIDAHLMVSPVDRIVGDFIEAGATYITFHPEASQHVDRSLQLIREGGCKSGLVFNPATPLDVLKYVMDKVDMILLMSVNPGFGGQKFIPGTLDKLREARALIDASGRDIRLEIDGGVNVNNIREIAAAGADTFVAGSAIFNAPNYQEVIEKMRSELALARP, from the coding sequence ATGCAGCCCTTCGTAATTGCTCCGTCGATTCTCTCCGCCGACTTCGCCCGCCTGGGTGAAGAAGTGGACAACGTCCTGGCCGCTGGCGCCGACTTCGTGCACTTCGACGTCATGGACAACCACTACGTGCCGAACCTGACCATCGGCCCGATGGTGTGTGCCGCACTGCGCAAGTACGGCGTGACCGCGCCGATCGACGCGCACCTGATGGTCAGCCCGGTGGACCGCATCGTCGGTGACTTCATCGAAGCCGGCGCGACCTACATCACTTTTCACCCGGAAGCCTCGCAGCACGTCGACCGCTCCCTGCAACTGATCCGCGAAGGTGGCTGCAAGTCGGGCCTGGTGTTCAACCCGGCGACCCCGCTGGACGTGCTCAAGTACGTGATGGACAAGGTCGACATGATCCTGCTGATGAGCGTCAACCCGGGCTTCGGCGGGCAGAAGTTCATCCCCGGCACCCTCGACAAGCTGCGTGAAGCGAGGGCACTGATCGATGCTTCCGGCCGTGACATCCGCCTGGAAATCGACGGCGGCGTGAACGTGAATAACATTCGTGAAATCGCCGCTGCTGGCGCTGACACCTTCGTCGCCGGCTCGGCGATCTTCAATGCGCCGAACTACCAAGAGGTGATTGAAAAGATGCGCTCCGAACTGGCGCTGGCCCGTCCATGA
- a CDS encoding phosphoglycolate phosphatase: protein MSGFEQLFPGSLPRLVMFDLDGTLVDSVPDLAAAVDNMLLKLGRQPAGIESVREWVGNGVHTLVRRALANHIDAEGVDEVEAEHALELFNGFYEDGHELTVVYPGVRDTLKWLHKQGVEMALITNKPERFVAPLLDQMKIGRYFRLIIGGDTLPQKKPDPAALFFVMKMTNIPASQSLFVGDSRSDVLAAKAAGVKCVALSYGYNHGRPIAEESPALVIDDLRKLIPGCLDPAAEITLPDAVQPPSGNPIVVVTRKLWMKVIKALARWRWRA from the coding sequence ATGAGTGGCTTTGAGCAGCTGTTCCCGGGGTCTCTGCCGCGGCTGGTGATGTTCGATCTGGATGGCACTCTGGTCGATTCGGTCCCCGACCTCGCAGCGGCTGTGGATAACATGCTGCTCAAACTCGGGCGTCAACCTGCCGGCATCGAATCGGTGCGTGAGTGGGTGGGCAATGGCGTGCACACGCTGGTACGCCGGGCCTTGGCCAACCACATCGACGCCGAGGGTGTCGATGAGGTCGAGGCCGAGCATGCCCTGGAGCTGTTCAACGGCTTTTACGAGGACGGTCACGAGCTGACGGTGGTTTACCCCGGCGTGCGCGACACCCTGAAATGGCTGCACAAGCAGGGTGTCGAGATGGCGCTGATCACCAACAAGCCGGAGCGCTTCGTCGCGCCGCTGCTGGATCAGATGAAAATCGGTCGTTACTTCCGCTTGATCATCGGCGGCGACACCCTGCCTCAGAAAAAGCCGGACCCGGCAGCGCTGTTTTTCGTGATGAAAATGACCAACATCCCGGCGTCGCAATCCTTGTTCGTCGGCGATTCGCGTAGCGACGTGCTGGCGGCGAAAGCGGCGGGGGTCAAATGCGTGGCGCTCAGTTATGGCTATAACCACGGCCGGCCGATTGCCGAAGAGTCGCCGGCGCTGGTGATCGACGATCTGCGCAAGTTAATTCCCGGTTGCCTGGATCCGGCCGCTGAGATAACGTTGCCCGACGCTGTTCAACCCCCTTCTGGAAACCCCATCGTGGTGGTCACTCGCAAACTCTGGATGAAAGTCATCAAGGCCCTGGCCCGCTGGCGTTGGCGCGCCTGA
- the trpE gene encoding anthranilate synthase component I — MIREEFLRLAAAGYNRIPLACETLADFDTPLSIYLKLADEPNSYLLESVQGGEKWGRYSIIGLPCRTVLRVHDHHVSVTHDGVEIESHEAEDPLAFVEAFKARYNVPTIPGLPRFNGGLVGYFGYDCVRYVEKRLGKCPNPDPLGVPDILLMVSDAVVVFDNLAGKMHAIVLADPSQDDAFEQGQARLEELLEKLRQPITPRRGLDFSKQQSADPVFRSSFTQDDYEKAVDTIKEYILAGDCMQVVPSQRMSIDFKAAPIDLYRALRCFNPTPYMYFFNFGDFHVVGSSPEVLVRVEDNLITVRPIAGTRPRGANEEADLALEKDLLSDDKEIAEHLMLIDLGRNDTGRVSEIGSVKLTEKMVIERYSNVMHIVSNVTGQLKAGLTAMDALRAILPAGTLSGAPKIRAMEIIDELEPVKRGVYGGAVGYFAWNGNMDTAIAIRTAVIKNGELHVQAGGGIVADSVPALEWEETLNKRRAMFRAVALAEQTPAS, encoded by the coding sequence ATGATCCGCGAAGAATTCCTGCGTTTGGCCGCTGCCGGCTACAACCGCATCCCGCTTGCCTGCGAAACCCTGGCCGACTTCGACACGCCGCTGTCGATCTACCTGAAACTGGCCGACGAGCCCAACTCCTACCTGCTGGAATCGGTGCAGGGCGGGGAGAAGTGGGGCCGTTACTCGATCATCGGCCTGCCGTGCCGCACCGTGCTGCGGGTTCACGACCATCACGTCAGCGTGACCCACGACGGCGTCGAGATCGAAAGTCATGAGGCTGAAGATCCGCTGGCCTTCGTCGAAGCGTTCAAGGCCCGTTACAACGTGCCGACCATCCCTGGCCTGCCGCGTTTCAACGGCGGCCTGGTGGGTTACTTCGGTTACGACTGCGTGCGCTATGTGGAGAAGCGTCTGGGCAAGTGCCCGAACCCGGATCCGTTGGGCGTGCCGGACATTCTGCTGATGGTTTCTGACGCGGTAGTGGTATTCGACAACCTCGCCGGCAAGATGCACGCGATTGTCCTGGCCGATCCCTCGCAAGACGATGCTTTCGAACAAGGTCAGGCGCGTCTGGAAGAGCTGCTGGAAAAACTCCGTCAGCCGATTACCCCGCGCCGTGGCTTGGATTTCAGCAAGCAACAGTCTGCTGATCCGGTGTTTCGTTCGAGCTTCACCCAGGACGATTACGAAAAAGCCGTCGATACCATCAAGGAATACATCCTGGCCGGCGACTGCATGCAGGTCGTGCCGTCCCAGCGTATGTCGATCGACTTCAAGGCCGCGCCGATTGATCTGTACCGGGCGCTGCGTTGCTTCAACCCGACGCCTTATATGTACTTCTTCAACTTCGGCGACTTCCACGTCGTCGGCAGTTCGCCGGAAGTGCTGGTACGGGTCGAAGACAACCTGATCACCGTGCGGCCGATCGCCGGCACCCGTCCTCGAGGCGCTAACGAAGAGGCCGACCTGGCGCTGGAAAAAGACCTGCTGTCCGACGACAAGGAAATTGCCGAGCACTTGATGCTGATCGACCTGGGCCGTAACGACACCGGTCGGGTCTCGGAAATCGGTTCGGTGAAACTCACTGAAAAAATGGTGATCGAGCGCTATTCCAACGTGATGCACATCGTTTCCAACGTCACCGGTCAATTGAAGGCCGGGCTGACGGCGATGGACGCACTGCGGGCCATTCTGCCGGCGGGCACCTTGTCTGGCGCACCGAAGATTCGCGCGATGGAAATCATCGACGAACTGGAACCGGTCAAGCGTGGTGTCTACGGCGGCGCGGTCGGCTACTTCGCCTGGAACGGCAACATGGACACCGCGATCGCGATCCGCACCGCGGTGATCAAGAACGGCGAACTGCACGTGCAGGCCGGTGGCGGCATCGTTGCCGACTCGGTACCGGCGCTGGAATGGGAAGAAACCCTGAACAAGCGCCGCGCGATGTTCCGCGCCGTAGCCCTGGCTGAACAAACCCCGGCAAGCTGA